A part of Blastopirellula marina genomic DNA contains:
- a CDS encoding di-heme oxidoredictase family protein produces MARRTCFYSLMVVFSLLTTVQAQFEQQEDNATQGRELFLHQWQPNDPLSPNGDGLGPLFNGKGCVNCHSLGGVGGSGDKTHNAQFLSFLPEAGDFTERTAKKFLGNLHRMHPDFVDKEGRFSLGVLLHRESTNPDYASKHADVTATLPTTTQSKARIRKMLTRRDLPLIDALPLNLVMFHEGIQYAMAERNPPQLFGVNDIDKKISDADLDALVEMQKASNNGVSGRKSGRFGWRGQMKDLDLFIKGACATELGLQVHEFHQTKDPLKPDYELEGSDLTGEQVDSLIQYVRSLPRPEQVLPENYEEKQEIIQGEQLFTAVGCAECHVSNVGTLKGVYSDFLLHDMGRLFEDPIPAEPLPEITISENMDVISGYHGMVRRKPSPLLAVDQDHHKEFRTPPLWGVADSAPYMHDGRAHSLRGAIEWHDGEARTSARRFALMSEENQYSLIQFLQTLKAPKSAEEAPPGISATASLDESLDR; encoded by the coding sequence ATGGCTAGGCGGACTTGCTTCTACAGCTTGATGGTGGTTTTCTCTCTGCTGACAACCGTTCAGGCTCAGTTCGAGCAACAAGAGGACAACGCTACCCAAGGTCGAGAACTGTTTCTTCACCAATGGCAGCCGAATGATCCTCTCAGCCCCAATGGCGACGGCCTCGGCCCGCTGTTCAATGGCAAAGGCTGTGTGAATTGCCATTCTCTGGGGGGTGTCGGCGGTAGTGGTGACAAAACGCACAATGCCCAGTTTCTCTCGTTCTTGCCAGAAGCCGGTGATTTCACGGAAAGAACCGCGAAGAAGTTCCTCGGCAACCTTCATCGGATGCACCCTGACTTTGTCGATAAGGAAGGTCGTTTCTCCCTGGGGGTCTTGTTACATCGCGAGAGCACCAACCCCGATTACGCCAGCAAGCACGCTGATGTGACCGCTACCCTACCGACCACGACCCAGTCAAAGGCGCGCATCCGCAAGATGCTGACTCGCCGCGATCTACCCTTGATCGATGCGTTGCCGCTGAATCTCGTGATGTTTCATGAAGGCATTCAATATGCCATGGCCGAACGAAATCCGCCGCAATTGTTCGGTGTGAACGATATCGATAAAAAGATCAGCGATGCCGATCTCGATGCGTTGGTCGAAATGCAGAAAGCCAGTAACAACGGGGTCTCAGGTCGCAAGTCAGGGCGATTCGGTTGGCGTGGCCAAATGAAGGATCTCGATCTGTTCATCAAAGGAGCTTGCGCGACAGAACTTGGCCTACAAGTTCACGAATTCCATCAAACCAAGGACCCGCTGAAACCTGATTATGAATTGGAAGGAAGCGATCTGACCGGCGAGCAGGTCGACTCGCTTATTCAATACGTGCGATCACTGCCACGACCGGAGCAAGTCCTTCCCGAGAACTACGAAGAAAAGCAGGAAATCATTCAGGGCGAACAGCTCTTCACTGCGGTGGGTTGTGCTGAGTGTCATGTTTCGAACGTTGGGACGCTCAAAGGGGTTTACTCCGACTTTCTGTTACACGACATGGGACGTCTGTTTGAAGACCCGATCCCAGCTGAGCCGTTGCCTGAGATTACCATCAGCGAGAATATGGATGTCATCAGTGGCTATCACGGTATGGTGCGGCGAAAACCGTCTCCTTTGTTGGCTGTTGACCAGGACCATCACAAGGAGTTTCGCACGCCGCCGCTATGGGGTGTTGCCGATTCCGCCCCATACATGCACGACGGTCGCGCACACTCTCTGCGTGGGGCAATTGAATGGCATGACGGCGAAGCGAGAACTTCGGCCCGTCGGTTTGCCTTGATGAGCGAAGAGAATCAGTACAGCCTGATTCAGTTTCTACAAACTTTGAAAGCACCTAAATCGGCCGAAGAAGCCCCGCCAGGAATTTCGGCGACTGCTTCTCTGGATGAATCGCTTGACCGCTAA